The following DNA comes from Arcobacter cloacae.
AATACTATATCATTATTTTAATTTTATTATGGAATTATTTGATAATAGAATTCATCTCATTTTCATTTAAAGTTGGAACATTTAATTCAATAGCTTTATCATATTTGCTTCCTGCATCTTCACCATAAATCAAATAATCTGTTTTTTTAGATACGCTTGAAGAGACTTTTGCACCAAGTGATTCAAGCATTTTTTTTATTTCTCCTCTGCTAACACTCATAGTTCCTGTTATAACTACAGTTTTACCTTTAAAAGGATTTTCACTTACTTCAACTTTTTCTTCAACTTTTGGGTTAATTATAGATATGAGTTTTTTTACTAATTCTTTATTCACTCTCATAAATTCAGTAAAAGAGTTTGCCATCTGTTCACCAATTCCATCAAGATTAACTAAAGAATCGTAATCAATATTTATAACTTCTAATCCAAACTCTAAGCAGATTTGTTTTGAAGCAACTTCTCCAATATGTTCAATTCCTAAAGCATTTATGATTCTATGAAGTTCTGTTCCTTTTGTATTTTCTATAGCATTTAAAAGGTTATTTATTTTTTTTTCTTTAAAGCCTTCCAAGTTTTCTAAATCTTCATATTTTAAAGAGTATAAATCTAAAATATCATAAATCTTTTTTTCTTTTACTAATGTTTCAACTATTTTATTTCCAAGTCCATCGATATTCATACAGTTTTTACTAGCAAAATAAATTATAGAGTTTACAACTCTTGAGGGACAATCAAGGTTTTGACATTTTATAAGCGTTCCTTCATCTAAAAGTTCGCTATTACAATCAGGACAAGAAGTAGGGCGAAAAATCTCTTTTTGTGTTCCATCTCTTCTATCTATAAAAACTTTTGTAATTTTTGGAATAACATCTCCACTTCGTATGATGATTACTTCATCATTTATTCTTATATCTTTTCTTGCAATTTCATCAAAGTTATGAAGACTTGCACGTTCTACTACAACTCCTTCAATATCAGTTGGTTCTACAACTGCAACAGGTGTTATAACACCTGTTCTTCCAACTTGTAAAATAATATCTTTGATTTTTGTTGTTTTTTCTAAAGCTGGA
Coding sequences within:
- the ligA gene encoding NAD-dependent DNA ligase LigA, whose protein sequence is MTKNEYDLNIKKLISWAKAYYVFDNPIATDEEYDKLARVCLAFESENPELSHPNSPNKRVGGFVLDGFEKASHLSRMWSQEDVFNTKELEDWIKRASKVNTNLEFFCQPKFDGASLNLIYENGVLKQAITRGDGSIGEDVTNNVKTIHSIPLEIAEKSLIEIRGEIVIKKADFEKINEERIKNNEQVFANPRNAAAGSLRQLDPKITAKRKLFFNVWGIGLNTLSYKKYSDLMDYIYSLGFVKPPMQTLTSNVEGIEKLYHEIIKVRDEIEMMLDGMVVKINDIETQDELGYTVKFPRWSCAYKFPALEKTTKIKDIILQVGRTGVITPVAVVEPTDIEGVVVERASLHNFDEIARKDIRINDEVIIIRSGDVIPKITKVFIDRRDGTQKEIFRPTSCPDCNSELLDEGTLIKCQNLDCPSRVVNSIIYFASKNCMNIDGLGNKIVETLVKEKKIYDILDLYSLKYEDLENLEGFKEKKINNLLNAIENTKGTELHRIINALGIEHIGEVASKQICLEFGLEVINIDYDSLVNLDGIGEQMANSFTEFMRVNKELVKKLISIINPKVEEKVEVSENPFKGKTVVITGTMSVSRGEIKKMLESLGAKVSSSVSKKTDYLIYGEDAGSKYDKAIELNVPTLNENEMNSIIK